One Malania oleifera isolate guangnan ecotype guangnan chromosome 9, ASM2987363v1, whole genome shotgun sequence DNA segment encodes these proteins:
- the LOC131163403 gene encoding uncharacterized protein LOC131163403, with protein sequence MAGDGDGDGDGNKQRHCVKMVPSGAEDRARVSERKHCGGPKGGRELQREMGQLVHGLERTWRGCAVVMAFGSCGEVLGLVESCWRSSRRLQLLSSRGREREREGENQGEKARKLRELRERTRKEEEKEGKEKKQGKETEEKERGSPHGFSEQGEKRRLNKEGDGEPYARPG encoded by the exons ATGGCCGGCGACGGCGATGGCGATGGCGATGGAAACAAACAAAGGCATTGCGTGAAGATGGTGCCTAGTGGTGCAGAGGATcgagctcgggtgagcgagagaaAGCA CTGTGGAGGTCCTAAAGGTGGCCGAGAGTTGCAGAGGGAGATGGGGCAGCTGGTGCACGGACTGGAGAGAACCTGGCGAGGCTGCGCAGTAGTGATGGCTTTCGGAAGCTGTGGAGAGGTGCTTGGGTTGGTGGAGAGTTGCTGGAGGAGTAGCAGGAGACTTCAACTACTGTCGAgcagagggagagaaagagagagagaaggagagaatcaGGGAGAGAAAGCTAGGAAATTAAGGGAGCTGCGGGAAAGAACAAGGAAGGAGGAAGAGAAAGAAGGGAAGGAAAAGAAACAAGGGAAAGAGACAGAAGAGAAAGAAAGGGGAAGCCCTCATGGCTTCTCAGAACAAGGGGAGAAAAGGAGGTTAAATAAAGAGGGGGATGGAGAGCCCTACGCGAGACCCGGCTAG
- the LOC131164736 gene encoding pathogenesis-related protein 1-like: MGHTITGSGPLLLAVVVLSAAAGCSLAQNSIGDFLAAHNAARKEVGVVPLQWNQTVATYAQNYASQRAGDCTLEHSRGPYGENIAEGYGAFSGKEAVDLWLSEKPNYNHDSNSCQGGECLHYTQVVWGNSVGLGCARATCANGWAFVTCNYYPPGNYEGEKPY; encoded by the coding sequence ATGGGCCACACCATTACCGGCAGCGGTCCACTCCTGCTGGCCGTCGTCGTTCTCTCCGCCGCCGCCGGCTGCTCCCTCGCCCAAAACTCCATCGGAGACTTCTTGGCCGCTCACAACGCCGCCCGGAAGGAGGTTGGCGTGGTGCCGCTGCAGTGGAACCAGACGGTGGCGACGTACGCTCAGAATTACGCGAGCCAGAGGGCAGGCGACTGCACGCTGGAGCACTCGAGAGGGCCTTACGGAGAGAACATCGCCGAAGGCTACGGGGCTTTTAGCGGCAAAGAAGCGGTGGATCTCTGGCTGTCGGAAAAGCCTAACTATAACCACGACTCCAACTCTTGCCAGGGAGGAGAGTGCCTGCACTACACTCAGGTCGTTTGGGGTAACTCTGTCGGATTAGGGTGCGCTAGAGCTACGTGCGCCAACGGATGGGCCTTTGTCACTTGCAACTACTATCCTCCAGGGAACTACGAGGGAGAAAAACCCTATTAA